AATTCTTTTTTCCCCTATACTACCGCCGAATTTTTTCCCGTGCATTGTTGAGGGAAGGTACATAAGAGTTTGTTTATTTGTTGAACCCAAGGAGGGTAAGTGGCCAAGAAAACCAAAACCTCAAAACAGCATAAGTCGCAAGCCGGCAAGGGCTTATCTAAAAAGTCCCATTCTGATAAAGCCGCCCCGAAAGATAAGAAGTTTATTTACTACTTTGGTGGGGGGAAAGCGGAAGGCTCTGGGGTAATGAAAGATTTGCTGGGGGGCAAAGGGGCCAATCTGGCGGAAATGACCAACTTGGGGGTTCCCGTTCCACCCGGGTTTACCATCACCACCGAGGCGTGCAACCTGTTTTACGAAAACGACTTACGAACACCGAAATGGCTGGATGATGAGATGCACAAGTATATGGCCCGGCTGGAGCGGGAAATGGGAAAAAAATTCGGCCATGCCGAAGACCCCCTTTTGGTCTCGGTCCGTTCCGGCGCCAAATTCTCGATGCCCGGAATGATGGACACCATTTTAAACCTTGGTTTAAACGACCAGACCGTCAAGGGATTGGCCAAAAAAACAAAAAACGAACGCTTTGCCTATGACTGCTACCGACGCTTCATTTCGATGTTCGGGGCGGTCGTTTTGGGGATTGAAAAATCGGAGTTCGAGGAGATCGTCACCAAAAAGAAAGAACAGCGCCAAATCAAGCAGGACTCCTCCCTCACCACAGACGATTTGAAGGATATCGTCCAGAAATTCAAGACCTTGGTCAAGAAAAAATCGGCCGAGGATTTCCCCGCCGACCCCTACCGGCAGCTTTTTTGGGCCCGGGATGCCGTATTCAAGTCCTGGAACAACCCCCGCGCCATCGAATACCGACGGCTTTACGGCATCCCTTCCCACTTGGGGACGGCGGTGACCGTGCAGACGATGGTTTTTGGGAATCTGGGGGAAACTTCCGCCACCGGTGTCGGTTTCACCCGCAACCCTTCCACCGGAGAGAATGTCTTCTACGGTGAGTTTTTGGTCAACGCCCAGGGGGAGGATGTGGTGGCGGGCATCCGCACCCCCCAACCCATCAAGGAGATGGAGAAAAAACTGCCGGCGGTTTACAAGCAATTGAAAACAATCACTGCCAAACTGGAACACCACTACAAGGACCTGCAGGACTTTGAATTCACCGTGCAGGAAGGAAAGCTTTTTATGCTCCAGACCCGGGTGGGAAAGCGCACCACACAGGCGGCCGTCAAAATCGCCGTCGATTTCGTCAAGGAAAAGCTGTTGACCAAGGAGGAGGCGCTTTTGCGCATCGACCCAGAGGATTTAAACCAGCTTCTGCATCCGCGGCTCGACCCCAAGGCGGAAATCCGGGTAATAGCCCGGGGGCTGGCGGCCTCGCCGGGGGCGGCCTCCGGGCGGGTGGTTTTTTCCGCCGAGGAGGCGGTGCGCATGGCCCAGAAAAAGGAGAAGGTGATTTTGGTCCGGCAGGAAACCAACCCGGACGACATTCACGGAATGGTGGTGGCGCAGGGGGTTTTGACTTCCCGAGGAGGGATGACTTCGCACGCCGCCGTGGTGGCCCGCGGAATGGGGA
This genomic stretch from Verrucomicrobiia bacterium harbors:
- the ppdK gene encoding pyruvate, phosphate dikinase, whose protein sequence is MYYFGGGKAEGSGVMKDLLGGKGANLAEMTNLGVPVPPGFTITTEACNLFYENDLRTPKWLDDEMHKYMARLEREMGKKFGHAEDPLLVSVRSGAKFSMPGMMDTILNLGLNDQTVKGLAKKTKNERFAYDCYRRFISMFGAVVLGIEKSEFEEIVTKKKEQRQIKQDSSLTTDDLKDIVQKFKTLVKKKSAEDFPADPYRQLFWARDAVFKSWNNPRAIEYRRLYGIPSHLGTAVTVQTMVFGNLGETSATGVGFTRNPSTGENVFYGEFLVNAQGEDVVAGIRTPQPIKEMEKKLPAVYKQLKTITAKLEHHYKDLQDFEFTVQEGKLFMLQTRVGKRTTQAAVKIAVDFVKEKLLTKEEALLRIDPEDLNQLLHPRLDPKAEIRVIARGLAASPGAASGRVVFSAEEAVRMAQKKEKVILVRQETNPDDIHGMVVAQGVLTSRGGMTSHAAVVARGMGKPCVAGAEQIKVNEEKRFFSVGSLVVRGLEIITINGSTGDVILGEVPTVTAELSGEFAEFMGWADKIRSLKVRANADTPQDAEVAYKFGAEGIGLCRTEHMFFAPERVPIVQEMIMAENREERKRALDKLLPFQKADFKGIFLAMKGNPVTIRTLDPPLHEFLPKRELLMVELAELKAKNGDPLKIAEKERLLKRVEELSEFNPMLGHRGCRLGITFPEITEMQARAIFEAALEAAKEGVEVHPEIMIPLVGFPSEFKHQKEIVINVANEVFSKSKSKYKLKYLIGTMIEVPRAALVADRIAEEAEFFSFGTNDLTQLTLGFSRDDAGKFLKEYQEKGILKSDPFVHLETEGVGAAIKMAIEKGKKGRKDLKVGICGEHGGDPESITFCHEIGLDYVSCSPYRVPIARLAAAHSVLGRATVASK